GCGACGTGGCCGAGGCCGACTTCGGCCCGCTCGGTTCGGTCCGCGTCGAGTTCCCCGTCTAAGTTAGAATTCGCGCCATGAGCGGAAGCGAGGCCGAAGGCGTCGTTCGGGGCATCCAGCAGCAGCGCGTGTCCGAGTGGCTCTCCGCCCACATCGCGGGCGCCCGGGGCCCGTTCGAGTTCTCGCTGATCGCCGGCGGGCACTCGAACCTCACCTACCGCGTGCGCGATGCGGCGGGCGAGCTGTTCGTGCTGCGGCGGCCGCCGCTGGGCGCGGTGCTCGCGACCGCCCACGACATGGCCCGCGAGCACAAGATCATCGCCGCGGTCGGGCGACACACCTCGGTGCCCGTCGCCCCGGCGCTCGGGCTGTGCGAGGACTCCGAGGTCAACGGCGCGCCCTTCTACGTGATGAAGTTCGTGGAGGGCCACGTGATCGCCGACTCGGCCACGGTCGCGCGCCTGTTCTCGGAAGCGCAGCGGCGCGAGATCGGCGAGTCACTGATCGACGTGCTGGCGCGTCTGCACCGGGTCGACCCGGACGCGATCGGCCTGGGTGACCTGGGGCGCAAGGACTCGTACCTGCCGCGCCAGCTCCACCGCTGGCGCACGCAGTGGGAGAACTCGAAGACGCGCGAGCTGCCGGCCATGGAAGAGGTGCACGAGGCGCTGGTCGCCATGATGCCGCCGCAGAAGGACGCGACGATCGTCCACGGTGACTACCGGCTGGGCAACTGCATCACGGGCGACGACCGGCGCATCCAGGCGGTGCTCGATTGGGAGCTGTGCACGCTGGGCGACCCGATGGCCGACATCGGGTACCTGATGAACAACTGGGCCGAGCCCGGCGAGGTCGGCGGCTCGGCCGCAGCCGCGGCCGCGCCTTCGGCGGCGGGCGGCTTCCAGTCGCGCGCCGAGATCCTCGCCAGCTACTCGCAGAAGACGGGCCGCGACGTGTCGAACGTGGACTACTACCGCGCCTTCCAGTACTGGCGCCTGGCCGCGATCGTCGAGGGAGTCATGGCGCGTTACCTGAAGGGCGTGATGGGCGGCAAGGCCGACACCACGGCCTTCCGCGCGCAGATCGACGGCCTCGCCCAGAGCGCAGTCACTCTCGTCCGCACGCTGAAGGCGCGCTAGGGCCGGGCTGCCGTCTAGAGAAACTGAAGCGCCTTCGGCTCGAGATACTCTTCGAGGCCGTACTTCCCGAGCTCGCGGCCGTTCCCCGACTGTTTCACGCCGCCGAACGGCGCGTGGGGATTGAACGGCGCCCCGTTGATGTCGAGCTGCGCCGTCCGGATCCGCCGTGCGACGCGCCGCGCGCGCTCCGCGTCGCGCGACCAGACCGCGCCGCCGAGGCCGTAGATCGTGTCGTTGGCGATGCGCACCGCGTCGTCTTCGCCGTCGTAGGGCAGGATCGTGCAGACCGGCCCGAAGATCTCCTCCTGGGCGATCTTCATGTCGCTGCGCACGTCGCAAAAGAGTGTCGGGCGGACGTAGTAGCCACGCTCCAGGCCCGCGGGCGGCTCCGTCCCGCCGGCCAGGAGCCGTGCGCCTTGATCGATTCCAGACTGGATGTAGCCCCGCACGCGCTCGCGCTGCGTCGCCGAGACGAGCGGCCCGAGTCGCTCCTTGCCCTGCCGCGGGTCGCCCACGCCGTTCCCGCGGCGCAGCTCGTCGAGGGCGAGCGCCGCCGCTTCGGCCTGCCGCTCGCGCGGCACCAGCATGCGGGTCCACGACGCGCACGTCTGCCCGCAGTTGATGAAGGCGTGATTCAAGCTCGCGCGCACCGCCTTCTCGAAGTCGGCGTCGTCGAGGATCACGCTCGCGGACTTGCCGCCCAGCTCGAGTGACACCTTCTTCACGGTCCTGGCCGCGAGCTCGGCCACGCGGCGCCCCGCGGCGGTCGAGCCCGTGAACGAGACCATGTCCACGCCCGGGTGAGAGACCATGGCTTCTCCCACCACCGGCCCCGCGCCGGAGAGGAAGTTGAACACCCCGCCCGGCACGACCGCACCCACGATCTCGGCCAGCATGAAGCACGACAGCGGCACGACCTCGCTCGGCTTCAGCACCATGGTGCAGCCCGCGGCCAGCGCCGGACCGAGCTTCGCCACGATCTGGTGCAGCGGGTAGTTCCAGGGCGTGATCGCGGCGATCACGCCCGCCGGCTCCTTCACGACCAGTGAGTTCCCGATCCGCTCCTCGAAGGAGTATGTCGCGAGCAGGTCGGCGTAGAACTGGATGGTGTTCGCCGGGAAGTCGACCATGAACTGCTCGGTCATGGGCCGCGGCGCGCCGAGCTCGCCGATGATCACCTCGACCAGCTCCGCGCGCCGCTTGCGGATGCCCTCGGCGATCTGGCGCAGCGCGTCGGCGCGCACGGCGGGGGCGGTCTCCGCCCAGCCGACGAAGGCGCGCCGCGCCGCGGTCACCGCGCGGTCGACGTCGACCGGGCTGCCCGCCGGCACACGGCCGATCACTTCCTCGGTCGACGCGTCGTGCACGTCGAAGTGACCACGGCCGTCGGGCGCGACCCACTCGCCAGCCACCAGGAACTTGTCGAAGACGATCATGACGCCGCCCATTCTAGTCCAGACGGGCTGCCGGCGGCTGGAGGAACCGGCGTCGGACTCAGCGTGCGGGCTGGGGGCGCGCGCGGGCCAGGATCAGGCGCTCGTAGCTCTCCGGCGCGAAGAACGCGAGATACCACACCCCGCTGCTCACGAGGCACGACGCGCAGATCGTGATCAGCGGCGCGGGATGGCGCGAGAAGTCGAGGCCCGCGAGGTTGTAGGCCAGGTTCATGAGGTCGAGCACGAAGCAGCTCGTGCCCCAGACCGCCCACAAGAGGAAGCGATTGCACACCACCGGGCTCGCCGCCCCGAGCGCGAGCCGCTTCTTCATCTTGGCGTGGAAGCGGAGTGACTCGAGACCGGTCCAGAGGAATGCCCCACCCCAGACGAGCACCATGATCGAGACGTACGGCCTGACCTCGGCCGGCATGGCCGTCGCTCCCGGCGCGCTCGGAGCCACGGACACCGAGCCCCACGACGCGAACAGGGCGAGCGCCACCGCGGCGCCGACGAGCAGCCGCGCCCAGCCGGCGCCCGGCCGGAACACCCGCCAGGTGAACAGGAGCGTCGCGGTCAGTGACACGCAGTTCCCGGCCTGCTGCGAGAGCTGGAAGGCTCGCGTGAGTCCCACGGAGAGCCCGGGCAGACCCATGACCAGGAGCGACGGAAGCGCCACGCTCGAGTAGGCGAAGATCCCGGTCCCGATCAGGAGCTCGGGGGACTGGCGCGTCTGACGTGCCACGAGCAGGAGACGTCCGCCGATCAGCGTTCCGACCGCACTGCACGACAGAACCGACAGGAGCACGAGCAGGCTCATGCGCTGCGCGCCTTTCCGAGCCGCTCGAAGATCCGGTCGGGCAGGCTCTCGCGCGAGCTCTCGCCGATGACTCCCAGCGCCTCGCGTATCCGCGCGCAGACACTCGCCACGTCGTCGACGTTCTGGCTCTCGAGCTGCTTCCGCAACAGCCGGTCGACGACGATCTGCATCTCGGCGACGCTGACGCTGCCGACGTCGAAGCCGCCGTCCATCAGCGCGAGCTGGATCGCTCCGCGGGCGGCCCAGTGGTCCATTCCCGCCGAGTGCTCCAGAACCTGCTGAACAGCGTCGCATGCAGGCGAGCTGGCCATGTCGCCGCTATCGGCCGGCGCGGGCGCAGATTGAGCGACCTCAGCGCGCGAGGGGCTTTCCGAACGGCGCGTACGGATCGCCCGGAATCTCGATCAGCTCGACCATCGTGCCGTCGCCGTCGGTCACGAACAGGAGCTTGGAGTT
The window above is part of the Myxococcota bacterium genome. Proteins encoded here:
- a CDS encoding phosphotransferase family protein, producing MSGSEAEGVVRGIQQQRVSEWLSAHIAGARGPFEFSLIAGGHSNLTYRVRDAAGELFVLRRPPLGAVLATAHDMAREHKIIAAVGRHTSVPVAPALGLCEDSEVNGAPFYVMKFVEGHVIADSATVARLFSEAQRREIGESLIDVLARLHRVDPDAIGLGDLGRKDSYLPRQLHRWRTQWENSKTRELPAMEEVHEALVAMMPPQKDATIVHGDYRLGNCITGDDRRIQAVLDWELCTLGDPMADIGYLMNNWAEPGEVGGSAAAAAAPSAAGGFQSRAEILASYSQKTGRDVSNVDYYRAFQYWRLAAIVEGVMARYLKGVMGGKADTTAFRAQIDGLAQSAVTLVRTLKAR
- a CDS encoding aldehyde dehydrogenase family protein yields the protein MIVFDKFLVAGEWVAPDGRGHFDVHDASTEEVIGRVPAGSPVDVDRAVTAARRAFVGWAETAPAVRADALRQIAEGIRKRRAELVEVIIGELGAPRPMTEQFMVDFPANTIQFYADLLATYSFEERIGNSLVVKEPAGVIAAITPWNYPLHQIVAKLGPALAAGCTMVLKPSEVVPLSCFMLAEIVGAVVPGGVFNFLSGAGPVVGEAMVSHPGVDMVSFTGSTAAGRRVAELAARTVKKVSLELGGKSASVILDDADFEKAVRASLNHAFINCGQTCASWTRMLVPRERQAEAAALALDELRRGNGVGDPRQGKERLGPLVSATQRERVRGYIQSGIDQGARLLAGGTEPPAGLERGYYVRPTLFCDVRSDMKIAQEEIFGPVCTILPYDGEDDAVRIANDTIYGLGGAVWSRDAERARRVARRIRTAQLDINGAPFNPHAPFGGVKQSGNGRELGKYGLEEYLEPKALQFL